The Streptomyces sp. TLI_105 DNA segment TCGAGCGGCGCAGCGACGACATCGCCGGCCGGTCCCTCCTCGGCAAGGCCGCGGTGCCACTCCTCGTGCCGTGGAACCCGGCGGTCCGCACGGAACTCGCCGCCCGGCTCCGCGCCGACCGGCCGGACGTGGTGCACGTCCACAACGTCTTCCCGCTCCTGTCGCCGGCGGTCCTCGCCGCCTGCGCCGACGCCGGCGTGCCCGTCGTCGCCACGCTGCACAACTACACCCAGGTCTGCCCGCCGGGCACGCTGCACCGGGACGGCAGGCCGTGCACCGAGTGCGTCGGGTCGACGGCGTCGCTGCCCGCCGTCCGGCACGGCTGCTACCGGAACTCCCGGCTCGCGACGGTTCCCCTCGCGGTCAGCCTGTCGGTCAACCGGCGGCGGTGGTGGTCCGGCGTGGAGCGTTTCTTCTGCATCTCCGCGGCGCAGCGCGACATCCTGGTGCGGTCCGGCATGCCGGCCGAACGGCTCGCGGTGAAGCACAACTTCGTGCCCGACCCGGGCACCTGTCGGACGGGCACCGGCGAGCACCTGCTCTTCCTCGGCCGGCTCGCGGAGCCCAAGGGCGTACGGCTGCTCATGGCCGCGTGGGACGAGCTCGCGGCGGACGGCGGGGCGGGCGTGCCGCTCGTGCTCGCCGGCGCGGGGCCGCTGGAGCGTGAGGTGGCCGCCTGGGCGGAGGGCCGGGACGACGTGCGGTACGTCGGCCTGTACGACCCGGAGGAGTGCCGGCAGGCCCTCGCACGGTCGGTCGCCGTGGTGGCCCCTTCGACGGCCAGGGAGACCTTCGGCCTGGTGGTCGCCGAGGCGATGGCGGCCGGGGTCCCGGCCGTCGCCGCCGGGCACGGCGCCTTCGTCGAACTCGTCGACGAAGGGGTGACCGGGCTGCTGCACCGGCCGGGCGAGGCCGCCTCGCTCGCGGACTGTCTGCGCCTGATCACGGCCGCGCCGGCCCGGAACCGGGAGATGGGGCTGGCGGCCCGGCGCCGGTACGAGCAGCGCTTCAGCCCGGCCGTCGGGCTGGAGCGCCTGCTGGAGGAGTACCGCACCGCGATCGCGGTGCGGGCGGAATCAATGGGGGGCAGTAAATGACACGATGCCGACTCTGCGGCTCGGCGGCGCTCACGAGCGTCGTCGACCTGGGGGCGACGCCGCCGTGCGAGAGCTTTCTCGCCGCGGACGAACTGGACCGGCCGGAGCCCGCGTACCCGCTGCACCTGCGGGTCTGCACCGACTGCTGGCTCGCGCAGCTCCCTCCGCTGATCACGCCGGAGGAGACCTTCAAGGAGTACGCGTACTTCTCCTCGTACTCGACCTCCTGGGTGGAGCACGCGCGCACGTTCGTCGCGGCCGCCGTGGAGCGGCTCGCCCTCGGCGGCGACGCCTTCGTGGTCGAGGTCGCGAGCAACGACGGGTACCTGCTGAAGCACGTGGTGGACCGCGGGATCCGCTGCCTCGGCATCGAGCCCTCGGTGAACGTCGGCGCCGCGGCGCGGGGCGCCGGTGTGCCCACGCTCACCGAGTTCCTGAGCCCGGAGACGGGCGCGGCCGTCCGCGCCGAGCACGGCCCGGCGGACCTGGTCGTCGCCAACAACGTGTACGCGCACATCCCCGACGTCGTCGGCTTCACCCAGGGGCTGCGCGCCCTGGTCGCCGACGACGGCTGGGTCTCCATCGAGGTGCAGCACCTGCTGACCCTGATCGAGGAGAACCAGTACGACACGATCTACCACGAGCACTTCCAGTACTACACGGTCGCGTCCGCGGCCCGGGCGCTCGCGAGCGGCGGACTCACGCTCGTGGACGTCGAGCTGCTGCCCACGCACGGCGGCTCCATCCGGCTGTGGGCCCGGCCGGCGGAGGTGGCCGGCGAGCCCACGGCGCGTGTGGCCGAGGTCCTCGACCGGGAGAAGGCCGCCGGGCTCCAGGACCTGTCCGGGTACACCGAGTTCTCCGACCGGGTGGCCAAGGTGCGCCGGGACCTGCTGCGCTTCCTCATCGAGGCGGCCGAGCGCGGCGAGACGGTCGTCGGCTACGGCGCCCCCGGCAAGGGCAACACGCTGCTCAACCACTGCGGCATCCGGCCCGACCTGCTCTCGTACACGGTCGACCGCAACCCCTACAAGCACGGCAGGTTCACCCCGGGCACCCGAGTCCCGATCCTGCCGCCCGAGCGGATCGCCGCCGACCGGCCGGACTACGTCCTCGTCCTCCCGTGGAACCTGCGGGCCGAACTGGTCGAGCAGCTGTCCTTCGTGGGCGACTGGGGCGGCCGCCTCGTCTTCCCCATCCCGGAACTGAGCATCGTCGAGGTGCCCGCGAAAGAGGTCACAGCATGAAGGTCGTCCTGTTCTGCGGCGGTTACGGAATGCGGATGCGGAGCGGCGCCGCGGACGACGTGCCCAAGCCGATGGCGATGGTCGGCCCGCGCCCGCTGATCTGGCACGTCATGCGCTACTACGCGCACTACGGGCACACGGAGTTCATCCTGTGTCTCGGATACGGCGCGCACCACATCAAGGACTTCTTCCTCAACTACGAGGAGACGACGTCAAACGACTTCGTGCTGCGCGGCGGCCGGACCGAGCTGCTGTCCACCGACATATCCGACTGGACGATCACGTTCGCCCAGACCGGCATCGAGTCGCCGATCGGGGAGAGGCTGCGCCGGGTGCGGCACCACCTGGACGGCGACGAGATGTTCCTCGCCAACTACGCCGACGTGCTCACCGACGCGCCGCTGCCGGAGATGATCGAGCGGTTCTCCCGGCGTGACGCCGGCGCGTCGATGATGGTGGTGCCGCCGCAGTCCTCCTTCCACTGCGTGGAGTTGGGCGAGGACGGGCTCGTGGGGGGCATCACCGCCGTCAGCGAACTGCCGCTGTGGGAGAACGGCGGCTACTTCGTGCTCCGCCAGGAGGTCTTCGACCACATACCGGAGGGCGGGGACCTGGTCGCCGACGGCTGCGCCGGCCTGGCCAAGGAAGGCCGGCTCGTGGCGCACCAGCACCGCGGCTTCTGGAAGCCGACCGACACCGTGAAGGAGCGGGCCGCGCTCGACGAGGCCTACGCCCGGGGCGACCGCCCGTGGGCCGTGTGGGAACGGAACACCACGGGGGTGACCGCTTGATCCGCCTCGGCGCCGGGCGCCTGGACCGGATCGTCGCGGTGGGCGCCCACTGCGACGACATCGCCATCGGCACCGGCGGCACGCTCCTCGCGCTGTGCCTCGCGCGGCCGGGCATCCGCGTCGACGCGCTGGTGCTCTCCGGCGGAGGCGGCGAGCGGGAGCAGGAGGAACGGGCCGCGCTCGCCGCCTTCTGCCCGGGTGCCGACCTGCGGCTGACCGTGCTCAAGCTGCCGGACGGCCGGCTGCCCGCGCACTGGGAGGAGGCCAAGGCGGCGGTCGAGGAGCTGCGCGAGCGGACCGAGCCGGATCTGATCCTGGCCCCGCGCACCGAGGACGCGCACCAGGACCACCGCACCCTGGCGAAGCTGATGTCCACCGCGTTCCGCGACCATCTCGTGCTCGGCTACGAGATCGTCAAGTGGGACGCCGATCTCGGCCGCCCGGTGGCGTACCAGCCGCTGTCGCCGGAGATCGCCGAGGAGAAGGTGCGGCTGCTGCAGGAGCACTACCCCTCGCAGCGGCACCGGCCCTGGTACGACCGGGAGGCCTTCCTCGGCCTCGCCCGGATCCGCGGCATCGAATGTCACGCGCGCTACGCCGAGGCGTTCGCCGTCACCAAACTCACTCTCGACCTGGGGGATTGAACCTTGCGCGTACTGCTGACCGGACACCAGGGCTACCTGGGCACCGTCATGGCTCCCGTCCTCACCGCCGCCGGGCACGAGGTCGTCGGCCTCGACTCCGGCCTGTTCGCCGACTGTGTGCTCGGCCCGGCGCCGGCGGACCCGGCGGGCCACCGGGTGGACCTGCGCGACGTCACGGCCGAGCACGTGGCCGGGGTGGACGCCGTGATCCACCTGGGCGCGCTGTCCAACGACCCGCTGGGATCGCTGGCGCCGGAGCTCACCTACGACATCAACCACCACGCGTCCGTGCGCCTCGCCCGGCTGGCCCGCGAGGCCGGGGTGAAGCGTTTCCTGTACGCGTCGACGTGCTCCGTCTACGGAGCGGCGGGCGGCGACGAGCTGGTGTCCGAGGACGCCCCGCTGCGGCCGGTGACGCCGTACGCGGAGTCCAAGGTGCGGGTGGAGGACGACCTGCACGCCCTGGCCGACGACGGCTTCACCCCGGTGTACATGCGCAACGCCACCGCCTTCGGCTACTCCCCCAGGCTGCGCGCCGACATCGTGCTGAACAACCTGGTGGGCCACGCGCTGCTGTCCGGCGAGGTGCTCGTGCTCTCCGACGGCACCCCCTGGCGCCCGCTGGTGCACGCCGCCGACATCGCCCGGGCCTTCACGGCCGCGCTCGAGGCGCCCCGGGACGCGGTGCACGACCGGGCGTTCAACATCGGCAGCGAGGTCAACAACGTCACGGTCGCCGAGATCGCCGCGCAGGTCGCCGAGGCGGTGGACGGCTCGAAGGTGGTGATCACCGGCGAGACCGGCGCCGATCCGCGGTCGTACCGGGTGGACTTCTCCCGGTTCCGCTCCGCGATCCCCGGCTTCGACTGCGAGTGGACGGTGAAGCGGGGGGCGCTGGAACTCGCCGACGCCTACCGGAAGCACGGTCTCACCCGGGAGGACTTCGAGCGGCGCTTCACCCGTCTCGCCGTGCTGCGCGCGGCCTCCGACACCGGCGCCGTCGACGACACCCTGCGGTGGCGCCGATGACGGCGGCCGATCTCGGGGAGGAGATGCACGCGCTGGTGGAGCGGTTGTACCCGCTGTGCCGGAGCATCACGGGCGACGGTGTGCGCGCCACCCTGGAGATCGTCGGGGAGTACCTCCCGCTGGAGGTGCACGAGGTGCCGACCGGGACGCAGGTGCTGGACTGGACGGTGCCGCAGGAGTGGAACATCCGGGACGCGTACGTCGCCGACCCGGCCGGCAACCGGGTCGTCGACTTCGCCGCGTCCAGCCTGCACGTGCTCGGCTACAGCGTGCCGGTGTCGGCGACCATGCCGCTGAGCGAGCTGCGCGGGCACCTGCACACCCTGCCGGACCACCCGTCCTGGGTGCCGTACCGCACCAGCTACTACAAGCCGGAGTGGGGCTTCTGCCTGGCCCAGGAGACCCTGGACGCGCTGCCGGACGGCGAGTACGAGGTGTGCGTCGACTCCACGCTCGCCGACGGCCACCTCACCTACGCCGAGCACGTGGTCCCCGGCCAGGTCGCCGACGAGGTGATCGTCTCCTGCCACGTCTGCCACCCGTCGCTGGCCAACGACAACCTGGCCGGCATCGCGGTGGCGACGTTCCTCGCCCGGGCGCTCGCGGAGGGGACGCCGTACTACACGTACCGGTTCCTCTTCGCGCCCGGCACCATCGGGGCGATCACCTGGCTGGCCCGGAACAAGGAGCGGATCGACCGGGTCAAGCACGGCCTCGTACTGGCCTGCGCCGGCGACCGGGGCAGCCTGACGTACAAGCGGAGCCGGCGCGGCGACGCGGAGATCGACCGGGTGATGCGGCACGTGCTCGAAGCCTCCGAACGGCCGCACAGCATCGTCGAGTTCACTCCGTACGGCTACGACGAGCGGCAGTTCTGCTCGCCCGGCTTCGATCTCGGCGTGGGCTCGCTCACCCGTACCCCGTACGCCGGCTATCCCGAGTACCACACCTCGGCGGACAACCCGGACTTCGTCTCCCCGGAGGCGATGGCGGACACGCTCGCCGTCTGCCGCGAGGCGTTCGCCGTCCTCGACCGCAACCGGCGCTACCTCAACCTCAGTCCCTACGGCGAACCACAGCTCGGCCGGCGGGGGTTGTACGACGCGCTCGGCGGCCGCAGCGACACCAAGCAGGCCCAGATGGCCATGCTCTGGGTGCTCAACCTCTCCGACGGCGAGCACGGTCTGCTGGACGTCGCCGAGCGGTCCGGGCTGCCGTTCGACACCGTCGTCGCCGCCGCCGACGCCCTGGGCGCCGCCGGGCTGATCAAGGCATGACTCCGATGACCACCGAGGAGGAGAAGACGACGGCACCGGCCCGCTCCGTCCGGCGGGCCGTCGTCGGCCGGCTGTCCTGGGGACTGGCCGACCAGGCGGCCTCCAGCATGTCCAACTTCGTGGTGGGGTTCTACGTGGCGCGCTCGCTGGGGGTGACCGCCTTCGGCGTGTTCAGCCTCGCGTGGGTGACCTACGGCGTGGTGCTCGGCGCCTCCCGGGGGCTCGCCACCGATCCGCTGGTGGTGCGCTTCAGCGGCGTGTCGCACACGGTCTGGCGCGGGGCGGCGGCCCGGTCGACGGGCGCCTCGCTCGCCGTCGGTGCCGCCGTCGGCGCGGTGTGCCTGCTGGTCGGGCTCGCCCTCGGCGGCGGCGTGGGGGCAGCGTTCGCCTGCCTGGGCGTCGTCCTGCCGGGGCTGCTGCTGCAGGACGCCTGGCGGTTCGCCTTCTTCGCCGCCGGCGCCGGCCGAAAGGCGTTCGTCAACGACCTGGTGTGGGGCGTCGCGCTCGTCCCGGCCCTGGTCGTGGCGGCCCGCGTGGACAGCGTGGCCGCCTTCGTACTCGCCTGGGGCGCGTCCGCCGCGGTCGCCGCGGCGTACGGCCTGCTCCAGTCCGGCGTCCGGCCCCGGACGACCGAGGCGCGCGGGTGGCTGCGCGAGCAGCGCGATCTCGGCTACCGGTACCTGGTCGAGAACGGCAGCCTCAGCGGTGCGGGCCAGCTGCGGTCATACGGGCTCGGCGTGATCGTCGGAGTCGGCGCGGTGGGCGCGGTCCGCGGCGCCGAGCTCCTGCTCGGCCCGTTCCTCGCCCTGCTGATGGGACTGTCGCTCGTCACCGTCGCGGAGGCGGCACGGGTGCTGCGCCGGGCCCCGCACCGCCTCGGCGGGTTCTGCCTCCTGCTCGGCGGCGGGCAGGCCGTCGCCGCGCTGCTCTGGGGCGCGGCGCTGCTGCTCGTACCGGACCGGCTCGGCGAGCTCGTGCTCGGCGGCGTCTGGCCCTCCGCCTCCGAACTCATCGTGCCGGCCACGCTCGGCGTCGCGGGCGCCGGCCTCGGCACCGGCGCGGCGGCCGGGCTGCGCGCGCTCGGCGCGGCCCGGCGCAGCCTGCGCGCCCAGCTGTTCGCCTCCGCCTGCTACGTCGCCGGCGGGCTCGGCGGGGCCGTCGTGGCCGGCACCGTCGGCTCGGCCTGGGGCGTCGCCGCCGCGACCGCCGCCGGCTCGGCCGTGTGGTGGCTGCAGCTGCGCTCCGCCCTGCGCGAGCGCCACCGGAACTCCATCCCCGAAGTGAGGACCTCATGACCGCCCGACCCAGGCTGACCGTCGGCCTGCCCGTGTACAACGGCGAGGAGTACCTCGCCGAATCGCTCGACGCCCTGCTCGGCCAGACCTACGAGGACTTCGAGCTGGTCATCTCCGACAACGCCTCGACCGACGGGACCCGGGACATCTGCCGGAAGTACGCGGCGCGGGACTCGCGCATCCGCTACCTCCGGCTGCCCCGGAACATCGGCGCGACGCCGAACCACAACCGGCTGTTCGCCGAGTGCCGCACCGAACTGTTCAAGTGGGCCTCGCACGACGACCTGTACGCGCGTGACCTGCTGCGGCGCTGCGTGGACGCCCTCGACGAGCGGCCGGACGTGATCCTCGCCCACGCCGATCAGGCGGTCATCGACGCCGACGGCCAGGTGAAGGTCCCGTACGAGTACAAGCTCGCCACCGCCTCCCGGCGTGCGCCGGAGCGCTTCCGCAGCATGCTGTTCGAGCCCGGCGGCGACGACTTCTACGGGGTGATACGGGCCGACGTGCTGCGCCGGGTGAAGCCGATGGACAGCTACCACCACGCGGACCGCACGTTCGTCTGCGAGATCGGCCTGCACGGGCCCTTCCACCAGGTGCCGGAGCTGCTGTACTTCCGTCGCGACCACCCCACCCGCGCCGAGCGGGCGAACCCCTCCAAGCGCTCCCGGTGCGTCAACCTGGACCCGCGCCGGGCGGGCCCGCTGCACCCGACGCCCCGGCTGCTCGCCGAGTACGTCCTGGGCTTCGTCTCGGCGATCCGGCGGGCGCCGCTGTCCGTGGCCGACCGGCGCGCGTGCTACGGCCACCTGGCCGCGTGGATGTCCAGCCGGGCCCGGCCGGGGGCCGGCGAGCGGGTGGAGGACCGCGCACCGGTCGACCCGGCCCGGCTCGCCGTCTCCCTCGACGCCCTCGTCGCCGGACGCGAGGGCCGTGGAGTCCGTGAAGGGGATCAGGCGTGACGCGCGTGCGCGTCGGGGTCTTCGGCCTGCTCGGCTCCGGCAACCTCGGCAACGACGGATCGCTCGAGGCCGTCCTCGGGTACCTCCGCGCCGAGCACCCCGAGGCGCTCGTCGACGCGCTGTGCGGCGGGCCCGAGGCCGTGACGGCCCGGTACGGGATCCCCGCGACCCGGCTGCACTGGTACCGCGGGGAGTACCGGACCGCGTCGCGCGCGGGCGCGATCGCGGGGAAGGGCCTGGGCAAGCTCGTCGACGTCTTCCGCACCGCCGCCTGGGTGCGCCGGCACGACGTGGTGATCGTCCCGGGCATGGGCGTCCTGGAGGCCACGCTGCCCCTGCGGCCGTGGGGCTTCCCGTACTCGCTGTTCCTGCTCTGCGCGGCCGGCCGGCTCCTCGGCACCCCGGTCGCGCTCGTCGGCGTCGGCGCCGCCGCGATCCGCGACCGGCCGACCCGGGCCCTGGTCCGCTGGTCGGCGCGGCTCGCCGCGTACCGCTCGTACCGGGACGCCCAGTCCCGCGACGCCATGCGCGCGATGGGCGTGGACACCGCACGCGACGAGGTGTATCCGGACCTCGCGTTCTCCCTGCCGACGCCGCCGTCCCCCGAGCGCCCGGCTTCTCCCCCAGCCTCCGGCCGGGAGGGACCCCCGGAGCAGGGAGGTGCCCCCGCCCCGGCGGGCACGCCGGGTCCGGTCTGCGTCGGCGTCATGGCCTTCCACGGCGGCAACGACGACCGTGCCCGGGCCGAGGAGATCCACCGGCGCTACCTCGACGGGACGATCCGCTTCGTCCGCGCGCTGGTCGAGGACGGCAGGCCGGTCCGGCTGCTCACCGGCGACGACGTCGACGCGACGGTGGTCGCCGCGATCCTCGGCGCGGTGGACTCGCCGCTGGTCACCGCCGCCGAGACGGCCTCACTGGCCGATCTGATGAAGGAGATGGCGGCTGCCGACACGGTGGTGGCGATCCGCTACCACAACCTGATCTGCGCGCTGAAGACGGGCACTCCGGTGCTCGCGGTCACCTACGCGGCGAAGAGCGACGCCCTCATGGCGCAGATGGGCCTCGCCGAGTACTGCCACCCGGCGCGCGAGGTCGACGCCGACCGGCTGCTCGAACAGTTCCGGGAGCTGGAGAAACGCTCGGCGGAGCTGCGGCAGACGCTCACCGAGCGGAACGAGACCGCCGCCCGGCGACTCGACCACCAGTTCACCGCCTTGACGGCGGCCCTGTTCCCCACGACCACCCCCACCACGCGGAAGGCTCCATGAAAGCGACCGAAGTCCCGGAGATCGCCGGCGCATACCTGTTCGAACCGACGCCGTACGCCGACGAGCGCGGCT contains these protein-coding regions:
- a CDS encoding DUF4910 domain-containing protein produces the protein MAPMTAADLGEEMHALVERLYPLCRSITGDGVRATLEIVGEYLPLEVHEVPTGTQVLDWTVPQEWNIRDAYVADPAGNRVVDFAASSLHVLGYSVPVSATMPLSELRGHLHTLPDHPSWVPYRTSYYKPEWGFCLAQETLDALPDGEYEVCVDSTLADGHLTYAEHVVPGQVADEVIVSCHVCHPSLANDNLAGIAVATFLARALAEGTPYYTYRFLFAPGTIGAITWLARNKERIDRVKHGLVLACAGDRGSLTYKRSRRGDAEIDRVMRHVLEASERPHSIVEFTPYGYDERQFCSPGFDLGVGSLTRTPYAGYPEYHTSADNPDFVSPEAMADTLAVCREAFAVLDRNRRYLNLSPYGEPQLGRRGLYDALGGRSDTKQAQMAMLWVLNLSDGEHGLLDVAERSGLPFDTVVAAADALGAAGLIKA
- a CDS encoding NAD(P)-dependent oxidoreductase; its protein translation is MRVLLTGHQGYLGTVMAPVLTAAGHEVVGLDSGLFADCVLGPAPADPAGHRVDLRDVTAEHVAGVDAVIHLGALSNDPLGSLAPELTYDINHHASVRLARLAREAGVKRFLYASTCSVYGAAGGDELVSEDAPLRPVTPYAESKVRVEDDLHALADDGFTPVYMRNATAFGYSPRLRADIVLNNLVGHALLSGEVLVLSDGTPWRPLVHAADIARAFTAALEAPRDAVHDRAFNIGSEVNNVTVAEIAAQVAEAVDGSKVVITGETGADPRSYRVDFSRFRSAIPGFDCEWTVKRGALELADAYRKHGLTREDFERRFTRLAVLRAASDTGAVDDTLRWRR
- a CDS encoding PIG-L deacetylase family protein; its protein translation is MIRLGAGRLDRIVAVGAHCDDIAIGTGGTLLALCLARPGIRVDALVLSGGGGEREQEERAALAAFCPGADLRLTVLKLPDGRLPAHWEEAKAAVEELRERTEPDLILAPRTEDAHQDHRTLAKLMSTAFRDHLVLGYEIVKWDADLGRPVAYQPLSPEIAEEKVRLLQEHYPSQRHRPWYDREAFLGLARIRGIECHARYAEAFAVTKLTLDLGD
- a CDS encoding polysaccharide pyruvyl transferase family protein — encoded protein: MTRVRVGVFGLLGSGNLGNDGSLEAVLGYLRAEHPEALVDALCGGPEAVTARYGIPATRLHWYRGEYRTASRAGAIAGKGLGKLVDVFRTAAWVRRHDVVIVPGMGVLEATLPLRPWGFPYSLFLLCAAGRLLGTPVALVGVGAAAIRDRPTRALVRWSARLAAYRSYRDAQSRDAMRAMGVDTARDEVYPDLAFSLPTPPSPERPASPPASGREGPPEQGGAPAPAGTPGPVCVGVMAFHGGNDDRARAEEIHRRYLDGTIRFVRALVEDGRPVRLLTGDDVDATVVAAILGAVDSPLVTAAETASLADLMKEMAAADTVVAIRYHNLICALKTGTPVLAVTYAAKSDALMAQMGLAEYCHPAREVDADRLLEQFRELEKRSAELRQTLTERNETAARRLDHQFTALTAALFPTTTPTTRKAP
- a CDS encoding glucose-1-phosphate cytidylyltransferase encodes the protein MKVVLFCGGYGMRMRSGAADDVPKPMAMVGPRPLIWHVMRYYAHYGHTEFILCLGYGAHHIKDFFLNYEETTSNDFVLRGGRTELLSTDISDWTITFAQTGIESPIGERLRRVRHHLDGDEMFLANYADVLTDAPLPEMIERFSRRDAGASMMVVPPQSSFHCVELGEDGLVGGITAVSELPLWENGGYFVLRQEVFDHIPEGGDLVADGCAGLAKEGRLVAHQHRGFWKPTDTVKERAALDEAYARGDRPWAVWERNTTGVTA
- a CDS encoding class I SAM-dependent methyltransferase, yielding MTRCRLCGSAALTSVVDLGATPPCESFLAADELDRPEPAYPLHLRVCTDCWLAQLPPLITPEETFKEYAYFSSYSTSWVEHARTFVAAAVERLALGGDAFVVEVASNDGYLLKHVVDRGIRCLGIEPSVNVGAAARGAGVPTLTEFLSPETGAAVRAEHGPADLVVANNVYAHIPDVVGFTQGLRALVADDGWVSIEVQHLLTLIEENQYDTIYHEHFQYYTVASAARALASGGLTLVDVELLPTHGGSIRLWARPAEVAGEPTARVAEVLDREKAAGLQDLSGYTEFSDRVAKVRRDLLRFLIEAAERGETVVGYGAPGKGNTLLNHCGIRPDLLSYTVDRNPYKHGRFTPGTRVPILPPERIAADRPDYVLVLPWNLRAELVEQLSFVGDWGGRLVFPIPELSIVEVPAKEVTA
- a CDS encoding glycosyltransferase, yielding MTARPRLTVGLPVYNGEEYLAESLDALLGQTYEDFELVISDNASTDGTRDICRKYAARDSRIRYLRLPRNIGATPNHNRLFAECRTELFKWASHDDLYARDLLRRCVDALDERPDVILAHADQAVIDADGQVKVPYEYKLATASRRAPERFRSMLFEPGGDDFYGVIRADVLRRVKPMDSYHHADRTFVCEIGLHGPFHQVPELLYFRRDHPTRAERANPSKRSRCVNLDPRRAGPLHPTPRLLAEYVLGFVSAIRRAPLSVADRRACYGHLAAWMSSRARPGAGERVEDRAPVDPARLAVSLDALVAGREGRGVREGDQA
- a CDS encoding glycosyltransferase family 4 protein, whose translation is MHVLVVHNRYSSAQPSGENRVVDEEVALLRAAGHRVDLFERRSDDIAGRSLLGKAAVPLLVPWNPAVRTELAARLRADRPDVVHVHNVFPLLSPAVLAACADAGVPVVATLHNYTQVCPPGTLHRDGRPCTECVGSTASLPAVRHGCYRNSRLATVPLAVSLSVNRRRWWSGVERFFCISAAQRDILVRSGMPAERLAVKHNFVPDPGTCRTGTGEHLLFLGRLAEPKGVRLLMAAWDELAADGGAGVPLVLAGAGPLEREVAAWAEGRDDVRYVGLYDPEECRQALARSVAVVAPSTARETFGLVVAEAMAAGVPAVAAGHGAFVELVDEGVTGLLHRPGEAASLADCLRLITAAPARNREMGLAARRRYEQRFSPAVGLERLLEEYRTAIAVRAESMGGSK